Proteins encoded by one window of Erwinia pyrifoliae DSM 12163:
- the pldB gene encoding lysophospholipase L2, whose translation MELHQKSWLTREKAFAAFATGPLLDFWKQREEGEFAGVADVPIRYVRFISPQHDKVILLCPGRIESYVKYPELAYDLFHSGYDIFIIDHRGQGRSGRLLKDSHRGHVVAFEDYVDDLETLFLQQIVTRDYRHRYALAHSMGGAILALMLVRQPAAFAAVALASPMFGLFLPMPLWMARRILNWAEKRPTVRDDYALGTGKWRARPFAVNDLTHSRERYRRNVRFYADDPGIRVGGPTYHWVREGVRAGQSVLRQAEQIATPLLLLQAADDKVVDNRAQDLFCQTMLAAGRPCEGGKPMIIEGAHHEILFEKDRMRAVALEAVLAFFARHA comes from the coding sequence ATGGAACTGCACCAGAAAAGCTGGTTAACGCGTGAAAAAGCCTTTGCGGCTTTTGCTACCGGCCCGTTGCTGGATTTCTGGAAGCAGCGCGAAGAGGGCGAGTTTGCCGGGGTGGCAGACGTACCGATCCGCTACGTCCGCTTCATCTCACCGCAGCATGACAAGGTTATATTATTGTGTCCGGGGCGCATTGAAAGCTATGTCAAATACCCGGAGCTGGCCTACGACCTGTTCCATAGTGGATATGACATTTTCATTATCGATCATCGCGGGCAGGGGCGATCGGGCAGGCTGCTGAAGGATTCACATCGTGGGCACGTCGTGGCGTTCGAAGACTACGTTGACGATCTGGAAACGCTGTTTTTACAACAGATCGTCACGCGTGACTATCGCCATCGCTACGCGCTGGCGCATTCGATGGGCGGGGCGATCCTCGCCCTGATGCTGGTACGACAGCCAGCGGCCTTTGCTGCGGTGGCGCTGGCTTCGCCGATGTTTGGTCTTTTTCTACCGATGCCTTTATGGATGGCGCGCCGCATTCTCAACTGGGCGGAAAAGCGCCCAACGGTGCGCGATGATTATGCGCTGGGAACCGGCAAGTGGCGTGCGCGCCCGTTTGCGGTAAACGATCTGACGCACAGCCGCGAACGCTATCGCCGCAATGTGCGCTTTTATGCCGACGATCCCGGCATCCGCGTTGGTGGCCCGACCTATCACTGGGTGCGCGAAGGCGTGCGCGCCGGGCAAAGCGTTTTGCGCCAGGCTGAACAGATCGCCACCCCGCTGCTGCTGCTACAGGCCGCCGACGATAAGGTCGTCGACAACCGCGCTCAGGATCTGTTCTGCCAGACGATGCTGGCGGCGGGTCGGCCCTGTGAGGGTGGCAAGCCGATGATTATTGAGGGTGCGCATCATGAGATCCTGTTTGAGAAGGATCGGATGCGCGCAGTGGCGCTTGAAGCCGTCCTCGCCTTTTTTGCCCGCCATGCCTGA
- the yigL gene encoding sugar/pyridoxal phosphate phosphatase YigL, translating into MYRIVASDLDGTLLLPNHTLSPYARETLQLLTAKGFHFIFATGRHYIDVAQMRDSLGIDAWMITSNGARVHNTAGERVFSHNLDEDIAHELFTMQHHHADIYTNVYRDEEWFLNRHRPDEMDFFQESDFAYQIYQPGQLAADGISKVFFTCAIPELLMPLEQALLARWGDRVNVSFSLPTCLEVMAGGVSKGHALDAVAKSLGYSLRECIAFGDGMNDKEMLSMAGKGYIMSNAHQRLKDVLPELEVIGSNGEQAVPHTLRRLFDV; encoded by the coding sequence ATGTACCGTATTGTTGCTTCAGACCTGGACGGCACGCTGCTGCTGCCAAACCACACGCTTTCCCCCTACGCCCGCGAAACGCTGCAGCTGCTGACCGCTAAAGGTTTTCATTTTATCTTCGCCACCGGACGTCACTATATTGACGTGGCGCAGATGCGCGACAGCCTCGGCATTGACGCCTGGATGATCACCTCTAACGGCGCGCGCGTGCACAACACCGCCGGTGAGCGGGTGTTCAGCCATAATCTTGACGAAGATATCGCGCACGAGCTGTTTACCATGCAGCATCATCATGCAGATATTTACACCAATGTTTACCGGGATGAAGAGTGGTTCCTCAACCGCCATCGCCCCGATGAAATGGATTTCTTCCAGGAGTCTGACTTCGCCTACCAGATTTATCAGCCGGGGCAGCTGGCCGCCGATGGCATCAGCAAAGTCTTTTTCACCTGCGCCATTCCTGAACTGCTCATGCCGCTGGAGCAGGCGCTGTTAGCGCGCTGGGGCGATCGGGTAAACGTCAGCTTCTCGCTGCCAACCTGTCTGGAAGTGATGGCAGGTGGCGTATCAAAAGGCCACGCGCTGGATGCGGTAGCAAAATCCCTGGGTTATTCGCTGCGCGAGTGCATCGCTTTTGGTGACGGTATGAACGACAAAGAGATGCTGAGTATGGCGGGCAAAGGTTACATCATGAGTAACGCTCATCAGCGGCTGAAGGATGTACTGCCAGAACTGGAGGTGATTGGTTCAAATGGCGAACAGGCGGTGCCGCACACTCTGCGCCGACTGTTTGACGTTTAA
- the glpT gene encoding glycerol-3-phosphate transporter — MLSIFKPAAHQPRVDGSRVDPLYRKLRWQIFLGIFFGYAAYYLVRKNFALAMPYLIEQGFSRGDLGFALSGISVAYGFSKFIMGSVSDRSNPRVFLPAGLILAAVVMLFMGFVPWATSSIMVMFVMLFLCGWFQGMGWPPCGRTMVHWWSQKERGRIVSVWNCAHNVGGGIPPLLFLLGMAWFNDWKAALYMPAFGAIVVAIFAFALMRDTPQSCGLPPIEEYKNDYPPDYDEKHEEELTAKQIFKQYILPNKLLWYIALANVFIYLLRYGILDWSPTYLKEVKHFTLDKSSWAYFFYEYAGIPGTLLCGWMSDKVFKSNRGATGVFFMVLVTIATVVYWMNPAGNPGVDMACMMIIGFLIYGPVMLIGLHALELAPKKAAGTAAGFTGLFGYLGGSVAASAIVGYTVDGFGWNGGFIIMVGGCVLAVILLILTMLSEKKHKEHLRAI, encoded by the coding sequence ATGTTAAGCATATTCAAACCCGCCGCGCATCAACCCCGCGTTGATGGCTCCCGCGTCGACCCGCTCTACCGCAAGCTGCGCTGGCAGATCTTTCTGGGCATCTTCTTCGGTTATGCCGCCTACTATCTGGTGCGTAAAAATTTCGCGCTGGCGATGCCTTACCTGATTGAACAGGGTTTTTCACGCGGTGACCTCGGCTTTGCGCTCTCGGGTATTTCTGTCGCCTACGGATTCTCTAAATTTATTATGGGCTCGGTTTCTGACCGTTCCAACCCACGCGTATTTTTACCTGCCGGACTGATCCTTGCCGCCGTGGTAATGCTGTTTATGGGCTTCGTGCCTTGGGCAACATCGAGCATTATGGTGATGTTCGTGATGCTGTTTCTGTGCGGCTGGTTTCAGGGCATGGGCTGGCCCCCCTGTGGGCGCACCATGGTGCACTGGTGGTCACAGAAAGAGCGCGGCCGCATCGTATCAGTATGGAACTGTGCGCATAACGTTGGCGGCGGTATTCCTCCGTTACTGTTCCTGCTGGGCATGGCCTGGTTCAACGACTGGAAAGCCGCGCTGTATATGCCTGCCTTTGGCGCTATCGTGGTGGCCATTTTCGCCTTTGCGCTGATGCGTGATACCCCGCAATCATGCGGCCTGCCGCCGATTGAGGAGTACAAAAATGACTATCCGCCTGATTACGACGAAAAGCATGAAGAAGAGCTTACCGCTAAGCAGATTTTTAAGCAGTACATCCTGCCCAACAAGCTGCTGTGGTATATCGCGCTGGCCAACGTGTTTATCTATCTGTTGCGTTACGGCATCCTCGACTGGTCGCCGACCTACCTGAAAGAGGTGAAACACTTCACCCTTGATAAATCTTCATGGGCTTACTTTTTCTATGAATACGCCGGTATTCCCGGCACCCTGCTATGCGGCTGGATGTCGGACAAGGTATTTAAAAGCAATCGTGGCGCGACCGGGGTGTTCTTTATGGTGCTGGTGACCATCGCCACCGTGGTGTACTGGATGAATCCGGCCGGAAACCCGGGCGTGGACATGGCCTGCATGATGATTATCGGCTTTCTGATTTATGGGCCGGTGATGCTGATCGGCCTGCATGCATTGGAGCTGGCGCCAAAGAAGGCGGCGGGCACTGCGGCGGGGTTCACCGGGCTGTTTGGCTATCTGGGCGGTTCAGTCGCCGCCAGCGCCATCGTCGGTTACACCGTCGACGGCTTCGGCTGGAATGGCGGTTTTATCATTATGGTCGGTGGCTGTGTGCTGGCGGTTATTTTGCTCATTCTCACCATGCTCAGTGAGAAGAAACACAAGGAGCATCTCCGCGCAATTTAA
- a CDS encoding DUF1456 family protein codes for MTNNDVLRSVRYMLNLSDAKVVSILALAESEVTEAEVHSFLKKEDEPDYRPCPDVIMGYFLNGLIFERRGRSEDAPAPSIERKMTNNIMMKKLRVAFNLKTTDIIELLKSADFAVGQSEIGAIFRKPGHKNYRECGDQILRNFLKGLTMKIRPAKK; via the coding sequence ATGACCAATAATGACGTCCTGCGCAGCGTGCGATACATGCTGAATTTAAGCGATGCGAAAGTTGTAAGCATTCTGGCGCTGGCAGAGAGCGAAGTCACCGAAGCCGAAGTGCACAGCTTCCTGAAAAAAGAGGATGAGCCAGACTATCGCCCCTGCCCCGATGTCATCATGGGTTACTTTCTTAATGGCCTGATTTTTGAGCGCCGTGGCAGAAGCGAGGACGCACCCGCCCCTTCCATCGAGCGCAAAATGACCAATAACATCATGATGAAAAAACTGCGCGTGGCGTTCAATCTGAAAACCACTGATATCATCGAGCTGTTAAAAAGCGCTGATTTTGCGGTAGGTCAGTCAGAAATTGGGGCGATCTTCCGCAAGCCAGGACACAAAAACTACCGTGAATGCGGCGATCAGATCCTGCGTAATTTCCTTAAAGGCCTGACGATGAAAATCCGCCCGGCTAAAAAATAA
- the metR gene encoding HTH-type transcriptional regulator MetR: protein MIELKHLRTLQALQNTGSLAAAAAQLHQTQSALSHQFSDLEQRLGFRLFVRKSQPLRLTPQGEVLLQLAEQVLPQIQQALQACHEPHQTTLRLAIECHSCIQWLTPALNEFRQSWPQVVMDFKSGVTFDPQPALQQGELDVVLTSDILPRSGLFYSPMFDFEVRLVLAPDHPLAQKATISPEDLASEVLMIYPVQRQRLDIWRHFLQPAGVSPALKSVDNTLLLIQMVSAGMGIAALPHWVVESFEHQGLVVTKALGDGLWSRLYAAVRDGEQRQPVIEAFTRSARQHACDNLPRVRNASRPGTPLPSDHRV, encoded by the coding sequence ATGATCGAACTCAAACACCTGCGAACGCTTCAGGCTCTGCAAAATACCGGCTCGCTGGCCGCCGCTGCCGCCCAGCTTCACCAAACGCAGTCGGCGTTGTCACATCAGTTCAGCGACCTGGAACAACGTCTGGGTTTCCGACTGTTTGTGCGTAAAAGCCAGCCGCTGCGTTTAACGCCACAAGGGGAAGTCCTGCTACAGCTGGCTGAGCAGGTATTGCCACAGATACAGCAGGCGTTACAGGCCTGCCACGAACCGCATCAAACCACGCTGCGTCTCGCCATTGAATGCCACAGCTGTATTCAGTGGCTGACTCCGGCGCTCAACGAATTCCGTCAAAGCTGGCCACAGGTGGTGATGGACTTTAAATCCGGCGTCACCTTTGACCCGCAGCCAGCCTTGCAACAGGGCGAGCTGGACGTCGTTCTGACATCCGATATTCTGCCGCGCAGTGGGCTGTTCTATTCGCCGATGTTCGATTTTGAAGTGCGTCTGGTCTTGGCTCCCGACCATCCTCTGGCGCAAAAGGCGACGATCTCTCCGGAAGATCTCGCCAGCGAAGTGCTGATGATCTACCCGGTGCAGCGTCAGCGCCTGGATATCTGGCGTCATTTCCTACAGCCTGCAGGCGTCAGTCCGGCGCTGAAAAGCGTGGATAATACCCTGCTGTTAATTCAGATGGTTTCAGCCGGAATGGGTATCGCTGCCCTGCCTCACTGGGTGGTGGAAAGTTTTGAACACCAGGGCCTGGTGGTCACTAAAGCGCTGGGCGATGGCCTGTGGAGCCGGCTGTATGCCGCAGTTCGCGACGGTGAACAACGTCAACCTGTCATTGAGGCGTTTACCCGATCCGCGCGTCAGCACGCATGCGATAATTTACCACGGGTACGCAATGCGTCACGTCCCGGAACGCCCCTCCCTTCTGATCACCGTGTCTGA
- the metE gene encoding 5-methyltetrahydropteroyltriglutamate--homocysteine S-methyltransferase gives MTILNHTLGFPRVGLQRELKKAQESYWAGNSTQEELLAVGRELRARHWQQQQGAGVNLLPVGDFAWYDHVLTTSLLLGNVPARHQNKDGSVDLDTLFRLGRGRAPSGEPAAAAEMTKWFNTNYHYMVPEFVQGQQFKLTWTQLLDEVDEALALGHKVKPVLLGPVTYLWLGKVKGDQFDRLSLLQDILPVYQQVLAELAKRDIEWVQIDEPALALELPAEWLAAFKPAYDALQGETKLLLTTYFDSIGQNLDTISALPVQGLHVDLVHGKDDISLLNGKVPADWLLSVGVINGRNVWRADLSSWFERLQPLVAQRKQLWIGSSCSLLHSPIDLSVETRLDEEVKSWFAFALQKCSELALLSNALNNNDPASLEAWSAPVRARQHSTRVHNAAVGQRLAAISPQDSLRKNSYQVRAEAQRQRFQLPAWPTTTIGSFPQTTEIRGLRLDFKQGRLDGTRYRTGIAEHIKQAIVEQERLGLDVLVHGEAERNDMVEYFGEHLDGFIFTQNGWVQSYGSRCVKPPVIIGDVSRPEAITVEWAKYAQSLTDKPVKGMLTGPVTILCWSFPREDVSRETIAKQIALALRDEVEDLEKAGIGIIQIDEPALREGLPLHQSDWAAYLEWAVDAFRLNAAVAQDDTQIHTHMCYCEFNDIMDSIAALDADVITIETSRSDMELLESFEEFEYPNEIGPGVYDIHSPNVPSVEWMEELLLKAAQRIPTERLWVNPDCGLKTRGWTETRQALANMVKAAQNLRNAQEA, from the coding sequence ATGACTATTCTGAACCATACTCTCGGCTTCCCCCGTGTCGGCCTGCAGCGCGAACTGAAAAAAGCGCAGGAAAGCTACTGGGCGGGTAACAGCACTCAGGAAGAACTGCTGGCAGTAGGACGTGAGCTGCGCGCCCGTCACTGGCAGCAGCAGCAAGGCGCTGGCGTGAATCTGCTGCCGGTAGGTGACTTTGCCTGGTACGACCACGTACTGACCACCAGCCTGCTGCTGGGTAACGTTCCGGCACGTCACCAGAACAAAGATGGTTCAGTTGACCTTGATACCCTTTTCCGCTTAGGCCGTGGCCGCGCACCGAGCGGTGAACCCGCCGCTGCGGCAGAAATGACCAAATGGTTTAACACCAACTATCACTACATGGTGCCGGAGTTTGTGCAGGGCCAGCAGTTTAAACTGACCTGGACTCAGCTGCTGGATGAAGTCGACGAAGCGCTGGCGCTGGGCCATAAAGTGAAACCCGTGCTGCTTGGCCCGGTGACCTATCTGTGGCTGGGTAAAGTGAAGGGCGACCAGTTTGACCGCCTTAGCCTGCTGCAAGATATTCTGCCGGTCTACCAGCAGGTGCTGGCGGAACTGGCTAAGCGCGATATCGAATGGGTGCAGATTGACGAGCCGGCGCTGGCGCTGGAACTGCCTGCCGAATGGCTGGCTGCCTTTAAACCTGCTTATGACGCGCTTCAGGGGGAGACTAAACTGTTGTTGACCACCTACTTTGACAGCATTGGCCAGAACCTTGATACCATCAGCGCGCTGCCGGTGCAGGGGCTGCATGTTGACCTGGTGCACGGTAAAGATGATATCAGCCTGCTGAACGGCAAAGTGCCGGCAGACTGGCTGCTGTCCGTTGGTGTGATTAACGGCCGTAACGTCTGGCGTGCGGATCTCAGCAGCTGGTTTGAACGCCTGCAGCCGCTGGTTGCACAGCGTAAACAGCTGTGGATTGGTTCTTCCTGCTCACTGCTACACAGCCCGATTGACCTGAGCGTGGAAACCCGCCTGGATGAAGAAGTGAAGAGCTGGTTTGCCTTCGCCCTGCAGAAGTGTTCTGAGCTGGCCCTGTTGAGCAACGCGCTGAACAATAATGACCCGGCTTCACTGGAAGCATGGAGTGCGCCAGTTCGCGCCCGTCAGCACTCTACCCGCGTGCATAATGCCGCCGTAGGCCAGCGCCTGGCGGCGATTTCACCGCAGGACAGTCTGCGTAAGAACAGCTATCAGGTACGTGCTGAAGCTCAGCGTCAGCGCTTCCAGCTACCGGCGTGGCCAACCACCACCATCGGCTCTTTCCCACAAACCACTGAAATTCGTGGGCTGCGCCTCGACTTCAAACAGGGCCGTCTGGACGGCACCCGCTACCGTACCGGCATCGCGGAGCACATCAAGCAGGCTATCGTCGAGCAGGAGCGCTTAGGGCTGGACGTGCTGGTGCACGGCGAAGCGGAGCGTAACGACATGGTGGAATACTTCGGCGAACACCTTGACGGCTTCATCTTTACGCAGAATGGCTGGGTACAGAGCTACGGTTCACGCTGTGTGAAACCACCCGTCATCATCGGTGATGTCAGCCGCCCGGAAGCCATCACCGTTGAATGGGCGAAATATGCTCAGTCACTGACCGACAAGCCGGTAAAAGGCATGCTCACCGGTCCGGTAACCATCCTGTGTTGGTCATTCCCGCGTGAAGATGTGTCGCGTGAAACCATCGCCAAACAGATTGCGCTGGCGCTGCGTGATGAAGTGGAAGACCTGGAAAAAGCGGGCATTGGCATCATTCAGATTGATGAACCTGCTCTGCGTGAAGGGCTGCCGCTGCATCAGTCCGACTGGGCGGCTTATCTGGAGTGGGCGGTAGATGCCTTCCGTCTCAATGCCGCCGTTGCGCAGGACGACACCCAGATCCACACCCACATGTGTTACTGCGAGTTCAACGACATCATGGATTCGATTGCCGCGCTGGATGCGGATGTTATCACCATCGAAACCTCACGTTCTGATATGGAACTGCTGGAGTCGTTTGAAGAGTTCGAGTATCCGAACGAGATCGGTCCGGGCGTTTACGATATTCACTCGCCAAACGTGCCAAGCGTTGAGTGGATGGAAGAACTGCTGCTTAAAGCGGCACAGCGCATCCCTACTGAGCGTCTGTGGGTTAACCCGGACTGTGGCCTGAAAACGCGTGGCTGGACGGAAACTCGCCAGGCGCTGGCAAACATGGTGAAAGCGGCGCAAAACCTGAGAAATGCACAAGAAGCTTAA
- a CDS encoding dienelactone hydrolase family protein: MKTEDNMTQKLSNKGFAPAVVPAAASTIITDSADILSGETSIPTQGENMPAFHAKPRHAHGPLPVVLVVQEIFGVHEHIRDICRRLALEGYLAVAPELYFRQGDPADYTDIPTLFKELVSKIPDSQVLADLDHVANWASRHGGDIRRLAVTGFCWGGRITWLYAAHNPQLKAAVAWYGKLVGDKTMKQPKQPVDVAVDLDAPVLGLYGGKDDGIPPDSVETMRHALRAANANAEIIVYPDAGHAFNADYRPSYEAGSAKDGWQRMLAWFRQYGVTSEA; this comes from the coding sequence ATGAAAACCGAAGATAACATGACGCAAAAATTGAGCAACAAAGGCTTCGCGCCGGCGGTCGTTCCTGCCGCTGCCAGCACGATTATTACCGACAGCGCCGACATTCTCAGTGGTGAGACCTCCATCCCAACTCAGGGCGAAAATATGCCCGCGTTCCACGCCAAACCACGCCATGCACACGGCCCTTTGCCGGTGGTATTGGTGGTACAGGAAATTTTTGGCGTTCACGAACATATTCGCGATATCTGTCGTCGACTGGCGCTGGAAGGTTACCTGGCGGTCGCACCCGAACTCTATTTTCGTCAGGGCGATCCCGCTGATTACACCGATATCCCCACGTTGTTCAAAGAGCTGGTGAGTAAGATCCCTGACAGCCAGGTGCTGGCCGACCTCGATCATGTGGCTAACTGGGCTTCACGCCACGGCGGTGATATACGCCGTTTGGCGGTGACCGGTTTTTGCTGGGGTGGGCGCATTACCTGGCTTTATGCCGCGCATAATCCGCAGCTGAAAGCCGCCGTTGCTTGGTATGGCAAGCTGGTGGGGGATAAGACGATGAAGCAGCCAAAACAGCCGGTGGATGTTGCGGTGGATCTGGATGCGCCCGTGTTGGGGCTTTACGGCGGTAAAGACGATGGCATCCCTCCAGACAGCGTCGAAACCATGCGCCATGCGCTGCGTGCCGCCAATGCCAACGCCGAGATTATTGTCTATCCCGATGCCGGACACGCTTTTAACGCTGACTACCGCCCAAGCTATGAGGCCGGGTCCGCTAAGGATGGCTGGCAGCGAATGCTGGCATGGTTCAGGCAGTATGGCGTGACGTCGGAAGCATAA
- the udp gene encoding uridine phosphorylase, translated as MPQSDVFHLGLTKADLQGATLAIAPGDPERVKKIAALMDNPVHLASHREFTSWRAEIAGKAVIVCSTGIGGPSTSIAVEELAQLGVRTFLRVGTTGAIQPHINVGDVLVTTGSVRLDGASLHFAPLEFPAVADFTCTTALVDAAKAQGARTHIGITASSDTFYPGQERYDTFSGRVVSRFQNSMQEWQQMGVLNYEMESATLLTMCASQGLRAGMVAGVIVNRTQQEIPDAETMKRTESDAVKIVVEAARRLLE; from the coding sequence ATGCCACAGTCTGACGTTTTCCATCTCGGCCTCACTAAAGCCGATCTTCAGGGCGCTACCCTGGCCATTGCGCCCGGCGACCCGGAGCGGGTGAAGAAAATTGCTGCGCTGATGGATAATCCGGTTCATCTGGCCTCGCACCGTGAATTTACCAGCTGGCGTGCTGAGATCGCGGGTAAAGCCGTCATAGTGTGCTCAACCGGGATCGGGGGGCCTTCCACCTCCATCGCCGTGGAAGAACTGGCTCAGTTGGGCGTGCGTACCTTTCTGCGCGTCGGCACTACCGGCGCTATCCAGCCGCACATCAACGTGGGCGATGTGCTGGTCACCACCGGTTCAGTCAGGCTGGACGGTGCCAGCCTGCACTTTGCGCCGCTGGAATTTCCGGCGGTGGCGGACTTTACCTGTACTACCGCGCTGGTGGATGCGGCAAAAGCGCAAGGTGCGAGAACGCATATCGGTATCACGGCTTCCTCCGACACCTTCTATCCCGGCCAGGAGCGGTACGATACTTTCTCTGGTCGGGTGGTCAGCCGCTTCCAGAATTCAATGCAGGAGTGGCAACAGATGGGCGTGCTGAACTATGAAATGGAGTCGGCAACGCTGCTGACCATGTGTGCCAGCCAGGGACTGCGCGCCGGCATGGTCGCCGGGGTGATTGTTAACCGAACCCAGCAAGAGATCCCGGATGCGGAAACCATGAAAAGAACCGAGAGTGACGCGGTGAAAATCGTGGTTGAAGCTGCACGCCGTTTGCTGGAATGA
- the rmuC gene encoding DNA recombination protein RmuC produces the protein MDVTIMYGAGFALAGILAGWLLASLRCQQQLAKGETERQLLMQSAEQAQHERQRLQQQLDGHLLMQKQNEHEQRQLHGSLAAAEEKLHHLEHWRSETEQLTRELRTQLEINSAQEAELREVTIRLEETRMAAEEKQRLLVNSEQRLNAQFENLANRIFENSGRRVDEQNRQSLHGLITPLREQLEGFRRQVQDGFGQEARERHTLAHEIRNLQQLNARMAQEAINLTKALKGDNKTQGNWGEVVLSRVLEASGLREGHEYETQVNIQLEQNGRMQPDVIVRLPQGKDVVIDAKMTLVAYERYFNGEDEAQREAAVSEHIAAIRGHLRQLSRKDYQQLPGLRSLDYVLMFIPVEPAFLLAIDRQPELINEALNQNIMLVSPTTLLVALRTINNLWRYEHQSRHAQRIADRAARLYDKMRLFVDDMSAIGQSLDKAQDSYRQAMKKLSEGRGNLIAQSEGFRQLGVEIKRPINPRLVEQALPEEAEEAQDNAREQGPENIDYASRSMSHGINE, from the coding sequence GTGGATGTCACAATCATGTACGGCGCAGGCTTTGCTCTGGCCGGGATACTGGCAGGCTGGCTGCTTGCCTCGCTACGCTGTCAGCAGCAGCTGGCGAAAGGCGAAACAGAACGGCAGCTGCTGATGCAGTCGGCGGAACAGGCGCAGCATGAACGCCAGCGTTTGCAGCAGCAGCTTGACGGCCATCTGCTGATGCAAAAACAGAATGAGCATGAGCAGCGCCAGCTGCATGGCTCACTGGCGGCGGCCGAGGAAAAACTCCACCACCTTGAACACTGGCGCAGTGAAACCGAGCAGCTGACGCGTGAGCTGCGCACGCAGCTGGAGATTAACAGCGCCCAGGAGGCGGAGCTACGCGAAGTCACCATCCGGCTTGAGGAAACGCGCATGGCTGCCGAGGAGAAACAGCGGCTGCTGGTGAACAGCGAACAACGCCTGAATGCCCAGTTTGAAAATCTGGCGAATCGCATCTTCGAAAATAGCGGACGCCGCGTTGATGAACAAAACCGCCAAAGCCTGCATGGCTTGATCACCCCACTACGCGAACAGCTGGAGGGGTTCCGCCGTCAGGTACAGGACGGATTCGGTCAGGAAGCGCGTGAACGCCATACGCTTGCCCACGAAATTCGCAACCTGCAACAGCTCAATGCCCGGATGGCTCAGGAAGCCATTAACCTGACGAAAGCGCTGAAAGGGGATAACAAAACCCAAGGTAACTGGGGGGAAGTGGTGCTCAGCCGGGTGCTGGAAGCTTCCGGCCTGCGCGAAGGGCATGAATATGAAACTCAGGTCAATATTCAGCTGGAACAGAATGGACGCATGCAGCCCGATGTCATCGTCCGTTTGCCGCAGGGCAAGGATGTGGTTATTGATGCGAAGATGACGCTGGTCGCCTATGAACGCTACTTTAACGGCGAAGACGAAGCGCAGCGTGAGGCGGCGGTCAGCGAGCATATCGCCGCTATTCGCGGACACTTACGCCAACTGAGCCGAAAAGATTATCAACAATTACCGGGTTTACGCTCGCTGGATTATGTGTTGATGTTTATTCCAGTTGAGCCAGCCTTCCTGCTGGCTATCGACAGGCAGCCTGAACTGATCAATGAAGCGCTGAACCAAAATATCATGCTGGTCAGCCCGACTACGCTGCTGGTAGCGCTGCGTACCATCAACAACCTGTGGCGTTATGAGCATCAGAGCCGTCATGCACAGCGTATTGCCGACCGTGCTGCCCGCCTGTATGACAAAATGCGTCTGTTTGTCGATGATATGAGCGCCATCGGTCAAAGCCTTGATAAAGCTCAGGACAGCTACCGCCAGGCCATGAAAAAACTGTCGGAAGGGCGCGGCAACCTGATTGCCCAAAGCGAAGGTTTTCGCCAGTTGGGCGTTGAGATAAAACGGCCGATTAATCCCCGGCTGGTGGAACAGGCGCTGCCGGAAGAGGCAGAAGAAGCGCAGGATAATGCGCGTGAGCAGGGGCCTGAAAATATCGACTACGCTTCTCGCAGTATGTCTCACGGCATCAATGAATAA